One segment of Schistocerca cancellata isolate TAMUIC-IGC-003103 chromosome 2, iqSchCanc2.1, whole genome shotgun sequence DNA contains the following:
- the LOC126154403 gene encoding protein FAM246C-like codes for MTVTAGSGRVGSGRSTSTASAVSVPGPWQVACRAARCRGRRGARPEARAGLTECPAAELCTRQPQPSRLLLRRPRPRGTALRDRPSSADVPRAAPRPPNRQDRHSPAPPSRATGKTGRRTAPRTSHPALVARESVPRQPTRR; via the coding sequence ATGACAGTTACTGcagggtcgggtcgggtcgggtcggggcgGAGCACCTCAACAGCAAGCGCCGTTTCCGTGCCCGGCCCGTGGCAGGTTGCGTGCCGCGCCGCCAGATGTCGGGGCCGGCGCGGCGCGCGGCCCGAGGCGCGGGCAGGGCTCACTGAGTGCCCGGCAGCCGAGCTGTGCACACGTCAGCCTCAGCCGTCCCGCCTGCTCCTCCGCCGACCTCGCCCGCGCGGCACGGCGCTGCGCGACCGGCCCTCCTCCGCTGACGTTCCACGGGCGGCGCCGCGACCGCCCAACCGGCAAGACCGCCACTCTCCCGCTCCGCCCTCGCGCGCCACAGGTAAGACCGGACGGCGCACTGCCCCGAGGACTTCCCACCCCGCACTCGTCGCAAGGGAAAGTGTTCCTCGGCAGCCAACGAGGAGGTGA